In the Deltaproteobacteria bacterium genome, one interval contains:
- the hpnH gene encoding adenosyl-hopene transferase HpnH, translating into MAIPVAQMMTVARYVLKQRLARRDRYPLVLMLEPLFRCNLSCTGCGKIQYPAALLKKDLSVEDCIRASDECGAPVVSIAGGEPLLHPQIAGIARELVQRGRFVYLCTNALLLERKLDSFQPSKYLSFSVHMDGPRAEHDFSVCREGGYDVAVQAIRAALKRGFRVTTNTTVFDGANPERMRGFFDDMMELGVEGMMISPGYSYEKAPDQQHFLRRERSHRLFSQMLEAPRRSWRFNQSPLFLRFLMGKQDFECTPWGNPTYNIFGWQRPCYLLQDGYAKTFRELMEETDWSRYGRKSGNPRCQDCMVHCGFEPSAVRATFDSPRAMGATVAAMVTGRL; encoded by the coding sequence ATGGCAATTCCCGTAGCACAGATGATGACGGTTGCCCGATACGTGCTCAAGCAGCGGCTCGCCAGGCGTGACCGCTACCCGCTGGTGCTGATGCTCGAACCGCTCTTCCGCTGCAATCTTTCGTGCACTGGCTGCGGAAAGATCCAGTACCCGGCCGCGCTCCTGAAGAAGGACCTCTCGGTCGAGGACTGCATCCGCGCTTCCGACGAGTGCGGCGCGCCCGTAGTCAGCATTGCCGGCGGAGAACCTCTCCTCCATCCGCAGATCGCCGGGATCGCGCGCGAGCTCGTCCAACGCGGGCGGTTCGTGTACCTCTGCACGAATGCGCTCCTGCTGGAGCGCAAGCTGGACTCGTTCCAGCCCAGCAAGTACCTCAGCTTCAGCGTCCACATGGACGGGCCGCGCGCGGAGCACGATTTCTCCGTCTGCCGCGAGGGCGGCTATGACGTAGCCGTACAGGCGATTCGAGCAGCCCTGAAGCGAGGCTTTCGGGTGACGACGAATACCACCGTCTTCGACGGGGCCAATCCCGAGAGGATGCGAGGGTTCTTCGACGACATGATGGAGCTCGGCGTCGAGGGAATGATGATCTCGCCGGGATACTCGTACGAGAAGGCGCCGGACCAGCAGCATTTCCTCCGCCGGGAGCGGTCGCACCGGCTGTTCTCGCAGATGCTGGAGGCGCCCAGGCGGAGCTGGCGCTTCAATCAGTCGCCGCTCTTTCTCCGGTTCCTGATGGGAAAGCAGGACTTCGAATGCACACCCTGGGGAAATCCCACGTACAACATCTTCGGCTGGCAGCGGCCCTGCTACCTGCTTCAGGACGGATACGCGAAAACGTTCCGTGAGCTGATGGAAGAAACGGATTGGTCGCGCTACGGGCGCAAGAGCGGCAATCCCCGTTGCCAGGACTGCATGGTGCACTGCGGATTCGAGCCCAGCGCCGTGCGGGCCACCTTCGATTCCCCGCGGGCGATGGGCGCGACCGTCGCTGCCATGGTCACGGGACGGCTATGA
- a CDS encoding aspartate carbamoyltransferase catalytic subunit: MALEFPRHLLELEALTRAQIDALLSLAARFKRERARARAGEAAADRRALLRGRNVVTLFFENSTRTRSSFEVAAKALGADVLSFQKDASSVAKGESLEDTVRNLDAIGADALIVRHPAAGAPRLVARAVRASVINAGDGAHEHPTQGLLDALSLRERWGSLEGRTVAIVGDIAHSRVARSNIHCLSKLGVHVRVGGPSTLIPAGIEKLGCTVARSLRDALTGADAVMALRIQNERIADARLPGARDYARTWGLNARTLEMLPKEALVLHPGPVNRGVELSSDVLDSPRSLVMDQVDSGVAVRMATLALCLRAEVPP; encoded by the coding sequence ATGGCGCTGGAGTTTCCCCGGCACCTGCTCGAGCTGGAAGCGCTGACCCGGGCGCAGATCGACGCGTTGCTTTCGCTGGCGGCGAGATTCAAGCGCGAGCGGGCGCGGGCGCGCGCCGGGGAGGCCGCCGCCGACCGGCGCGCGCTCTTGCGCGGCAGGAACGTCGTCACGCTGTTCTTCGAGAACAGCACGCGCACGCGCAGCTCGTTCGAGGTCGCGGCGAAGGCGCTGGGAGCGGACGTGCTCAGCTTCCAGAAGGACGCTTCCAGCGTCGCCAAGGGCGAGTCGCTGGAGGACACCGTCCGCAACCTGGACGCCATCGGCGCCGACGCCCTGATCGTCCGCCATCCCGCGGCCGGAGCGCCGCGGCTCGTGGCGCGCGCGGTGCGGGCGAGCGTCATCAACGCCGGGGACGGCGCGCACGAGCACCCGACGCAAGGGCTGCTCGACGCGCTCAGCCTGCGCGAGCGCTGGGGATCCTTGGAGGGCCGGACGGTGGCGATCGTCGGCGACATCGCGCACAGCCGCGTCGCGCGCTCGAACATCCACTGCCTGAGCAAGCTCGGGGTCCATGTCCGCGTCGGCGGACCTTCCACGCTGATTCCCGCGGGCATCGAAAAGCTCGGCTGCACCGTGGCGCGATCGCTCCGCGACGCGCTCACCGGCGCCGATGCGGTGATGGCGCTGCGGATCCAGAACGAGCGGATCGCCGACGCCAGGCTTCCCGGCGCGCGCGATTACGCGCGGACCTGGGGGCTGAATGCGCGCACGCTGGAGATGCTCCCGAAAGAGGCGCTGGTCCTGCATCCCGGTCCGGTGAACCGGGGCGTCGAGCTGTCGAGCGACGTGCTCGATTC
- a CDS encoding NAD-dependent epimerase/dehydratase family protein, producing the protein MRALVTGASGFIGSAVARALLHRGAQVRLLLRPGATPNLPERRDMEIVRGDLRDAQGVSAAVRGCDAVFHVAALYSFAAPASEVVAVNVGGTRNVIEAVRAEGARLVYTSSIATVGAMHDGVLPDERSMPNGPAPGPYKKSKRDAEALVREAAERGLNAVIVNPTFPVGVGDVKPTPTGAVIRDFLEGRLPAYVDTGMNVIDVDDVAEGELLAFDRGERGERYILGHANLTMREFLEELAAISGRKPPRIRMPHLVALGLAHADAFVTGRILRRPPRIPLEGVRTAREIMFASSARAVRELGLRQTPIRDALAKAVQWFEERSRLRRRGVS; encoded by the coding sequence TTGAGGGCGCTCGTCACCGGCGCGAGCGGGTTCATCGGCAGCGCGGTAGCGCGCGCCCTCCTCCACCGGGGAGCGCAGGTCCGGTTGCTTCTCCGCCCCGGCGCCACGCCGAACCTCCCGGAACGCCGCGACATGGAGATCGTACGCGGAGACCTGCGCGATGCGCAGGGCGTGTCCGCGGCGGTGCGCGGTTGCGACGCCGTCTTCCACGTCGCCGCGCTCTACTCATTCGCCGCGCCGGCAAGCGAGGTCGTCGCCGTCAACGTCGGTGGAACGCGCAACGTCATCGAGGCCGTCCGCGCCGAAGGAGCGCGGCTGGTCTACACCTCCAGCATTGCCACAGTGGGCGCCATGCACGACGGCGTCCTCCCCGACGAGCGCTCGATGCCCAACGGGCCCGCGCCGGGTCCCTACAAGAAGAGCAAGCGCGATGCGGAAGCCCTGGTCCGGGAGGCAGCGGAGCGCGGACTGAACGCCGTGATCGTGAATCCGACGTTTCCGGTGGGCGTCGGCGACGTCAAGCCGACCCCGACCGGCGCGGTGATCCGCGATTTTCTCGAAGGACGCCTGCCGGCGTACGTCGATACGGGCATGAACGTGATCGACGTCGACGACGTCGCCGAAGGAGAGCTGCTGGCGTTCGATCGCGGCGAACGCGGCGAGAGGTACATCCTCGGCCACGCCAATCTGACGATGCGCGAGTTCCTCGAGGAGCTGGCGGCGATCTCCGGCCGCAAGCCACCCCGGATCCGGATGCCGCACCTGGTCGCATTGGGTCTCGCGCATGCGGACGCCTTCGTCACCGGGCGGATCCTCCGCCGCCCGCCGCGCATCCCGCTCGAAGGAGTGCGAACGGCCCGCGAGATCATGTTCGCAAGCTCCGCCCGCGCCGTCCGCGAGCTCGGTTTGCGGCAGACCCCCATCCGCGACGCGCTGGCGAAGGCGGTGCAGTGGTTCGAGGAGCGGAGCCGGCTCCGGCGGCGAGGCGTGTCGTGA
- the shc gene encoding squalene--hopene cyclase, which translates to MVRGAEPAPAARRVVIGARTRIERSGLDLVIERAQGWFERQQYPEGYWWAELESNATMDAEYLLLTHFLGARNEDLWRGVAQDIRNYQRDDGSWAMYHGAPGDVSTSIECYFALKLAGDRPDAPHLVRARAFIRERGGIARARTFTRIWLALFGQWSWDDLPIMPPELMLLPPSAPLSIYRFSSWARGTIVPLLLLMDDRPVHPVPDSARLDELRVADAAPRVPRDAIDRLFRGIDGALRAYDRLPFHPFRERARKAAEQWILAHQEADGSWGGIQPPWVYSLMALHALGHPLDHPALKNGLLGMHGRWMLRHGDGRLRVQACLSPVWDTGLSLLALVESGAHPSVPMVQQAARWLLREEIRVPGDWCVQVEGVEPSGWAFEFENDLYPDVDDTAVVLLALHKADALDAETRERALRWVLAMQSRNGGWAAFDKDNTSRLPALIPFADFGEMIDPPSADVTGHVVETLGAFGLARSHPAMERGLRYLYAHQEKEGSWFGRWGVNHVYGTGAVLPGLAAAGEAMDGLAVRRAVRWLGERQNADGGWGETCASYVDVKARGRGDSTASQTAWALLGLIAAGRADGKAASRGAHFLVDRQRPDGSWDEESFTGCGFPGYGIGEEHGARIVEGRELSAGFMIRYHLYRNCFPLLALGRYRAALGGAGAIRSEGGS; encoded by the coding sequence GTGGTTCGAGGAGCGGAGCCGGCTCCGGCGGCGAGGCGTGTCGTGATCGGGGCCCGGACCCGGATCGAGCGCTCGGGACTCGACCTCGTCATCGAGCGCGCGCAAGGGTGGTTCGAGCGGCAGCAGTACCCGGAAGGGTACTGGTGGGCGGAGCTGGAATCGAACGCGACGATGGATGCCGAGTACCTGCTCCTCACGCATTTTCTCGGCGCCAGGAACGAGGACCTCTGGCGCGGCGTCGCGCAGGACATCCGAAACTACCAGCGCGACGACGGCAGCTGGGCGATGTACCACGGCGCCCCCGGCGACGTTTCCACCAGCATCGAATGCTATTTCGCGCTCAAGCTCGCCGGCGACCGACCCGACGCGCCGCACCTGGTGCGGGCCCGCGCGTTCATCCGCGAGCGCGGCGGCATCGCCCGGGCGCGGACCTTCACCCGCATCTGGCTCGCGCTGTTCGGCCAGTGGAGCTGGGACGACCTGCCGATCATGCCGCCGGAGCTGATGTTGCTGCCCCCGTCCGCGCCGCTGAGCATCTACCGGTTTTCCTCCTGGGCTCGGGGGACCATCGTGCCCCTCCTGCTCCTGATGGACGACCGTCCTGTGCACCCGGTGCCCGATTCGGCGCGCCTCGACGAGCTGCGCGTCGCCGATGCGGCTCCACGCGTTCCGCGCGACGCGATCGATCGGCTGTTCCGCGGCATCGACGGCGCGTTGCGCGCCTACGACCGCCTCCCGTTCCATCCCTTTCGCGAGCGCGCCCGGAAGGCAGCAGAACAGTGGATCCTCGCCCACCAGGAAGCGGACGGCAGCTGGGGCGGAATCCAGCCCCCGTGGGTCTATTCGCTGATGGCGCTGCACGCGCTCGGGCATCCGCTGGACCATCCCGCGCTGAAGAACGGCCTTCTCGGGATGCACGGGCGCTGGATGCTCCGGCACGGCGACGGAAGGCTGCGGGTGCAGGCGTGCCTGTCGCCGGTCTGGGACACCGGTCTCTCGCTGCTCGCGCTCGTCGAGTCGGGCGCGCACCCGTCGGTTCCCATGGTGCAGCAGGCGGCGCGCTGGCTGTTGCGCGAGGAGATCCGCGTTCCGGGCGACTGGTGCGTGCAGGTCGAGGGGGTCGAACCGAGCGGGTGGGCATTCGAGTTCGAGAACGATCTCTACCCCGACGTGGACGATACAGCGGTCGTCCTGCTCGCCTTGCACAAGGCGGACGCCCTGGACGCCGAGACCCGTGAGCGTGCGTTGCGCTGGGTGCTGGCGATGCAGAGCCGCAACGGCGGCTGGGCCGCCTTCGACAAGGACAACACTTCGCGCCTCCCGGCGCTGATTCCGTTCGCCGACTTCGGCGAGATGATCGACCCGCCCAGCGCCGACGTGACAGGGCACGTGGTCGAGACGCTCGGCGCCTTCGGCCTCGCTCGCAGCCATCCCGCGATGGAGCGCGGGCTGCGCTATCTCTACGCGCACCAGGAGAAGGAGGGCTCCTGGTTCGGCCGCTGGGGAGTCAACCACGTCTATGGCACCGGCGCCGTCCTTCCCGGGCTTGCGGCCGCGGGCGAAGCGATGGACGGCCTCGCGGTCCGCCGCGCCGTCCGGTGGCTGGGCGAGCGGCAGAACGCGGACGGCGGCTGGGGCGAGACCTGCGCCTCGTACGTCGACGTCAAAGCGCGCGGCCGCGGCGACAGCACTGCGTCGCAGACGGCATGGGCGCTGCTTGGCCTGATCGCGGCGGGGCGGGCGGACGGCAAGGCTGCATCCCGCGGGGCGCACTTCCTCGTCGATCGGCAGCGACCCGATGGGTCCTGGGACGAGGAATCGTTCACCGGCTGCGGCTTCCCCGGCTACGGCATCGGCGAGGAGCACGGCGCCCGCATCGTCGAAGGGCGCGAGCTCTCCGCCGGCTTCATGATCCGTTACCACCTCTACCGCAATTGCTTTCCGCTGCTCGCCCTGGGCCGTTACCGCGCTGCCCTCGGTGGCGCGGGTGCCATCCGCAGTGAAGGAGGTTCTTGA
- a CDS encoding inositol phosphorylceramide synthase, whose translation MLNDARATASMSARAREWLLPSRTMKQRSLGPAIGLVYVALIGVAGGLRIDHVLIGSLGLLDLYNEKTRTFLRQFLPFIATGVVYDSMRYFYWPAIADRVHVAGPYEVERAWFGIGGRTPNEWFLAHHWPALDLACGFAYLVFVGEYLAVAFLLFFQRRSEVLRTFSVAFLVVNLLGFATYFIYPVAPPWYVTEYGLGPARLDVLPAAAAASRFDLLLGTHFFDGIYGRGIDVYGAYPSLHVAYPLLVIWATFRTSGLRWARAPAIGFFLLMCLSAVYLQHHYVIDVLLGIAYAVATLALLGAFPALAHRSAARASSAHPAASGSPRQAASMASRSACE comes from the coding sequence ATGCTGAACGACGCTCGCGCCACCGCTTCGATGTCGGCGCGCGCTCGCGAATGGCTGCTGCCATCCCGAACGATGAAGCAGCGTTCCCTGGGGCCGGCCATCGGGCTCGTGTACGTCGCCCTGATCGGTGTCGCCGGCGGTCTGCGGATCGACCATGTCTTGATCGGCTCGCTGGGCCTGCTCGACCTGTACAACGAGAAGACGCGGACCTTCCTGCGACAGTTTCTCCCCTTCATCGCTACCGGCGTGGTCTACGACTCGATGCGATACTTTTACTGGCCGGCGATCGCGGACCGCGTGCACGTGGCGGGACCTTACGAGGTCGAGCGCGCCTGGTTCGGCATCGGCGGCCGCACCCCGAACGAATGGTTCCTCGCCCATCACTGGCCCGCCCTGGACCTGGCCTGCGGGTTCGCCTACCTCGTGTTCGTCGGTGAGTACCTGGCGGTGGCTTTCCTGCTCTTCTTCCAGCGGCGCTCCGAAGTGCTGCGAACGTTCAGCGTCGCGTTCCTGGTCGTGAACCTGCTCGGCTTTGCCACCTACTTCATCTATCCCGTCGCACCTCCCTGGTACGTGACCGAATACGGCCTGGGCCCCGCGCGGCTCGACGTGCTTCCGGCCGCCGCAGCGGCGAGCCGCTTCGATCTGCTGCTCGGAACGCATTTCTTCGACGGAATCTACGGCCGCGGCATCGACGTCTACGGCGCGTATCCCTCGCTCCACGTGGCCTATCCGCTGCTCGTGATCTGGGCAACGTTTCGCACCTCTGGGCTGCGCTGGGCGCGGGCGCCCGCGATCGGCTTCTTCCTCCTCATGTGCCTGAGCGCCGTCTACCTGCAGCATCACTATGTGATCGACGTGCTTCTCGGGATCGCGTACGCGGTCGCCACGCTGGCGCTCCTCGGAGCGTTCCCGGCGCTCGCTCACCGCAGCGCCGCGCGGGCATCGTCCGCCCATCCGGCAGCGTCCGGATCTCCGCGCCAGGCGGCGTCCATGGCGAGCCGAAGCGCCTGCGAATAG
- a CDS encoding metallophosphoesterase family protein, whose protein sequence is MRTAILTDIHANLEALTACISAAEAQKVDRFICLGDTVGYGADPNAACDLVRTRCEFTVLGNHDAAVAGRMDYSYYYAAAREVLDWTALQLSKENMEWLRGLPYQRAEGEVTYGHASPRDPQAFEYVFALEQAEDLVLRGKEKLSPVTFIGHSHLQRAFQLGNPVKDVWAERIRIDPARRYLISIGSCGQPRDYDPRACYGIWDDRSKAVEFHRVPYNAEKTARKILEAGLSPHFARRLLHGV, encoded by the coding sequence ATGCGCACCGCCATTCTGACGGACATCCACGCCAACCTGGAGGCGCTGACGGCGTGTATCTCGGCGGCGGAGGCGCAGAAGGTCGACCGATTCATTTGTCTGGGAGATACGGTCGGTTACGGCGCTGACCCCAACGCCGCCTGCGATCTGGTCCGCACCAGGTGCGAGTTCACGGTCCTCGGCAATCACGACGCGGCGGTCGCCGGCCGGATGGACTACAGCTACTACTACGCCGCCGCGCGCGAAGTTCTCGACTGGACCGCGTTGCAGCTCTCCAAGGAAAACATGGAGTGGCTGCGAGGGCTGCCTTACCAGCGCGCGGAGGGCGAGGTGACCTATGGGCACGCCTCGCCCCGGGACCCGCAAGCGTTCGAATACGTGTTCGCGCTGGAACAGGCCGAGGATCTGGTGCTGAGAGGGAAGGAGAAGCTCTCCCCGGTGACGTTCATCGGCCACTCGCACCTGCAGCGCGCGTTCCAGCTCGGGAACCCCGTCAAGGACGTCTGGGCGGAGCGGATTCGCATCGATCCCGCGCGCCGCTACCTGATCTCCATCGGAAGCTGCGGCCAGCCGCGCGACTACGATCCACGCGCCTGCTACGGCATCTGGGACGATCGGTCCAAGGCGGTCGAGTTCCACCGCGTACCGTACAACGCGGAGAAGACCGCCCGGAAAATCCTGGAGGCCGGGCTTTCTCCGCACTTCGCGCGGCGGCTCTTGCATGGGGTCTGA